The following proteins are encoded in a genomic region of Nitratireductor sp. GISD-1A_MAKvit:
- a CDS encoding GIY-YIG nuclease family protein yields MHYVYILQSLTYADKYYVGCTNDVDERLRRHNAGRSESQSRHSSLFGPWKLVVQIGFEDRAKAFAFEKYLKSGSGRAFAKRHF; encoded by the coding sequence ATGCACTATGTTTATATTCTGCAAAGCCTGACATATGCCGACAAATATTATGTCGGATGCACAAACGACGTTGATGAGCGGCTGAGAAGGCACAATGCAGGCCGATCAGAATCGCAGTCGCGCCACTCATCCTTGTTTGGGCCATGGAAATTGGTGGTTCAGATAGGATTTGAAGACAGGGCGAAGGCATTTGCTTTTGAAAAGTATCTGAAATCCGGTTCAGGCCGCGCTTTCGCGAAGAGGCATTTCTGA